One Sus scrofa isolate TJ Tabasco breed Duroc chromosome 1, Sscrofa11.1, whole genome shotgun sequence DNA segment encodes these proteins:
- the MFSD4B gene encoding LOW QUALITY PROTEIN: sodium-dependent glucose transporter 1 (The sequence of the model RefSeq protein was modified relative to this genomic sequence to represent the inferred CDS: deleted 1 base in 1 codon), giving the protein MLRWFITVLLCAAFLGLGISIAILGPTFQDLATNVNRNISSLSLIFVGRAFGYLGGSVVGGVLFDSINHFLLLGVSMFATTVGLYLVPFCKTAVLLIFMISTFGISMGILDTGGNVLILAIWGDQGAPHMQALHFSFALGAFLAPLLAKLALGMTVSAENHTEADLNHPALNQSSEADAESLFGIPADMNLLWAYALIGTYILVVSLFFFTLFFKKSSTQEKAEVSVQRFRRAKYHNALLCLLFLFFFFYVGAEVTYGSYVFSFATTHAGMKEREAAGLNSIFWGTFAACRGMAIFFATCLQPGTMIVLSNIGSLASSLFLVLFNKSPVCLWIATSVYGASMATTFPSGVSWIEQYTTIHGKAAAFFVVGAALGEMAIPAVIGILQGRYPDLPVVLYTCLGSSVATAVLFPVMYKLATSPLDRQRKERRKSEDQKALLSSSELNDYEEENEDDDAEKWNEMDFEVIEVNDTMRNSVVETSRNILMEPTAEVSSQSYSEVLMFESSPVNSGNSPVNHLQEARTKGTNA; this is encoded by the exons ATGCTGCGCTGGTTCATCACCGTCCTCTTGTGTGCTGCCTTCCTGGGGCTG ggaaTCAGTATTGCCATACTGGGACCCACGTTTCAAGATTTGGCAACAAATGTGAACCGCAATATCAGCAGCCTTTCTCTAATTTTTGTGGGCCGTGCGTTTGGATACTTGGGTGGCTCTGTGGTTGGTGGAGTTCTTTTTGACAGTAtcaatcattttcttcttttgg GGGTGTCCATGTTCGCCACCACAGTTGGTCTTTATCTTGTTCCATTTTGTAAGACCGCAGTGTTGCTGATTTTCATGATATCCACCTTTGGCATTTCCATGGGCATTCTGGATACAG GTGGTAACGTCCTAATCTTGGCTATCTGGGGGGACCAAGGAGCCCCACATATGCAGGCCTTACACTTCAGTTTTGCCCTGGGTGCCTTTTTGGCTCCACTGCTGGCTAAATTGGCATTGGGCATGACGGTGTCTGCTGAGAACCACACAGAGGCTGACTTAAATCATCCTGCCCTCAACCAGTCGTCTGAAGCTGACGCAGAATCTCTATTTGGAATACCCGCCGATATGAATTTACTGTGGGCTTATGCTCTGATTGGTACTTACATCTTGGtagtgtctctcttttttttcactctgtttttCAAGAAAAGCTCGACTCAGGAAAAAGCAGAAGTGTCTGTTCAGAGGTTTCGAAGAGCTAAATATCATAACGCCCTTCtttgcctcctcttccttttcttctttttttatgttggAGCCGAGGTCACATATGGCTCTTACGTCTTCTCCTTTGCAACCACCCATGCTGGCATGAAAGAAAGGGAAGCAGCTGGGTTGAACTCCATCTTCTGGGGGACCTTCGCAGCGTGCAGGGGCATGGCCATCTTTTTTGCCACATGTTTGCAACCTGGGACCATGATTGTGTTGAGCAACATTGGCAGCCTGGCTTCATCTTTATTTCTGGTGCTTTTCAACAAGAGTCCAGTTTGTCTCTGGATAGCAACTTCCGTGTACGGGGCCTCCATGGCAACCACATTTCCCAGTGGTGTGTCTTGGATTGAGCAGTACACAACCATCCACGGGAAAGCGGCAGCATTTTTTGTAGTTGGTGCTGCCCTGGGAGAGATGGCTATTCCTGCAGTAATTGGAATTCTTCAAGGGAGATACCCGGATTTGCCTGTGGTTTTGTACACCTGCTTGGGGTCATCAGTAGCCACGGCTGTTTTATTTCCTGTGATGTATAAGTTAGCCACCTCACCTCTCGATCGTCAGCGAAAAGAACGCAGGAAGAGCGAGGACCAGAAAGCTTTGCTGTCTAGCTCTGAGCTAAATGACTATGAGGAAGAGAATGAAGACGACGATGcagaaaaatggaatgaaatggaCTTTGAAGTGATTGAGGTGAATGATACAATGAGAAATTCTGTAGTCGAGACATCTAGAAATATTTTGATGGAGCCCACAGCAGAAGTCTCCAGTCAGTCCTATTCAGAAGTGTTAATGTTTGAGTCCTCCCCAGTGAATAGTGGCAATTCCCCTGTGAATCAC TTGCAAGAAGCCAGGACAAAAGGGACTAATGCTTAG